In Agromyces sp. 3263, a single genomic region encodes these proteins:
- a CDS encoding BMP family ABC transporter substrate-binding protein — protein sequence MSVRRWFGSGAALVAASVMLAGCAPAPESGGSDAADAGCVRMVTNSGGLEDRSFNQSSWEGLQQAEDELGVDAEAIVSTGETDLAPNVQQAVDSGCELIVTVGYELAEATLEQGEANPDLAFAIVDETVEGDNVKPVVFDTAQASFLAGYLAAGVSKTGVVATFGGGNQPPVTLFMDGFVDGVAKYNEVHGTAVRALGWDKAKQDGAFTGDFEDINKGKALTEGFIDQGADVILPVAGQVGEGAASAALERGGVSVIWVDSDGYESLAAEFRPVLLTSVLKNTQDAMVEIVGAVQDGSFSNEPYVGTLENGGVEIAPYHDLAALVTPELDGEIEGLRQAIIAGELVVDSPSSPASR from the coding sequence ATGTCGGTGCGACGGTGGTTCGGCAGTGGGGCTGCGCTCGTCGCGGCATCCGTCATGCTCGCGGGCTGTGCACCCGCGCCCGAGTCGGGCGGCAGCGACGCCGCCGACGCGGGGTGCGTCCGCATGGTGACCAACTCGGGTGGGCTCGAGGACCGCTCCTTCAACCAGTCGAGCTGGGAGGGCCTGCAGCAGGCGGAGGACGAGCTCGGCGTCGACGCCGAGGCCATCGTCTCGACCGGCGAGACCGACCTGGCCCCCAACGTGCAGCAGGCGGTGGACTCGGGCTGCGAGCTCATCGTGACGGTGGGCTACGAGCTGGCCGAGGCGACGCTCGAGCAGGGCGAGGCGAACCCCGACCTCGCCTTCGCCATCGTCGACGAGACCGTCGAGGGCGACAACGTCAAGCCGGTGGTGTTCGACACCGCGCAGGCCTCGTTCCTCGCCGGGTACCTCGCCGCGGGCGTGTCGAAGACGGGCGTGGTGGCCACGTTCGGCGGCGGCAACCAGCCTCCGGTCACGCTCTTCATGGACGGGTTCGTCGACGGCGTCGCGAAGTACAACGAGGTGCACGGCACCGCCGTACGGGCGCTCGGGTGGGACAAGGCGAAGCAGGACGGCGCCTTCACCGGCGACTTCGAGGACATCAACAAGGGCAAGGCGCTCACCGAGGGCTTCATCGACCAGGGCGCCGACGTGATCCTGCCGGTCGCCGGCCAGGTGGGGGAGGGCGCGGCCTCGGCCGCGCTCGAGCGCGGCGGCGTGTCGGTCATCTGGGTCGACAGCGACGGGTACGAGTCGCTGGCCGCCGAGTTCCGGCCGGTGCTGCTCACGAGCGTGCTGAAGAACACGCAGGACGCGATGGTCGAGATCGTCGGCGCCGTACAGGACGGCTCCTTCTCGAACGAGCCCTACGTCGGCACCCTCGAGAACGGCGGCGTCGAGATCGCGCCCTACCACGACCTCGCGGCGCTCGTCACGCCCGAGCTCGACGGCGAGATCGAGGGCCTGCGACAGGCGATCATCGCCGGTGAGCTCGTCGTCGATTCGCCCAGCTCACCCGCTTCGCGCTGA
- a CDS encoding mannose-1-phosphate guanylyltransferase — protein MSDRSLPLDGFYSVIPAGGVGSRLWPLSRADAPKFLHDLTGSGQTLLKDTWDRLAPLSGEQRIMVVTGRAHRAAVEEQLPSLADANVVLESEPRDSTAAIGLAAAILERREPGVVIGSFAADHVISGDALFRSAVADAVAAARAGYIVTIGITPTEPAVGFGYIECGGPLEVPGAQRVEAVSNFVEKPDLDTARRYLAGGDHLWNAGMFIAKASTLLEELARTKPELHDALVELAAAWDDPATRGPAVDRIWPTIEKIAIDYSVAEPAAAAGRLAVIRGHFQWDDVGDFASLAKLNTAGRSGELAILGENARVLADASSGIVVSRANRVISLIGVHDIVVVDTPDALLVTTSEHAQRVKAVVDALRLGGSSDVL, from the coding sequence ATGTCTGATCGTTCCCTTCCCCTCGACGGCTTCTACAGTGTGATTCCCGCCGGAGGCGTCGGCTCCCGACTGTGGCCGCTGTCCCGGGCGGACGCCCCGAAGTTCCTTCACGATCTCACCGGGTCGGGCCAGACGCTCCTGAAGGACACGTGGGACCGGCTCGCGCCGCTCTCGGGGGAGCAGCGCATCATGGTCGTCACCGGGCGCGCACACCGCGCCGCCGTCGAGGAGCAGCTCCCGTCCCTCGCGGACGCCAACGTCGTGCTCGAGAGCGAGCCCCGCGACTCCACCGCCGCCATCGGCCTCGCCGCGGCCATCCTCGAGCGCCGCGAGCCCGGCGTCGTGATCGGCTCGTTCGCAGCCGACCACGTGATCTCGGGCGATGCCCTCTTCCGCTCCGCCGTCGCCGACGCCGTGGCGGCTGCGCGCGCCGGCTACATCGTGACCATCGGCATCACGCCCACCGAGCCGGCGGTGGGCTTCGGCTACATCGAGTGCGGCGGACCCCTCGAGGTGCCCGGTGCCCAGCGCGTCGAGGCGGTCTCCAACTTCGTCGAGAAGCCCGACCTCGACACCGCCCGGCGCTACCTCGCGGGCGGCGACCACCTGTGGAACGCCGGCATGTTCATCGCGAAGGCGTCGACGCTGCTCGAGGAGCTCGCGCGCACGAAGCCCGAGCTGCACGACGCGCTCGTGGAGCTCGCCGCGGCATGGGACGACCCCGCGACGCGCGGACCGGCGGTCGACCGCATCTGGCCGACCATCGAGAAGATCGCGATCGACTACTCCGTCGCCGAGCCGGCGGCCGCGGCCGGGCGCCTCGCCGTGATCCGCGGGCACTTCCAGTGGGACGACGTGGGCGACTTCGCCTCGCTCGCCAAGCTCAACACGGCGGGGCGCTCCGGCGAGCTGGCGATCCTGGGCGAGAACGCGCGAGTGCTCGCCGACGCCTCCAGCGGCATCGTGGTGAGTCGCGCGAACCGGGTCATCAGCCTGATCGGGGTGCACGATATCGTCGTGGTCGACACGCCCGACGCGCTCCTCGTCACCACGAGCGAGCACGCCCAGCGGGTCAAGGCCGTCGTCGACGCGCTGCGCCTCGGCGGTTCGAGCGACGTGCTCTAG
- the sdhC gene encoding succinate dehydrogenase, cytochrome b556 subunit, giving the protein MPETSAGTLTASGKPAKQRPGGTLYRGREGMWSWVLHRITGVAIFFFLLVHVLDTSLVRVSPEAYNAVIGTYQTPLMGLGETALVGAIVFHAFNGLRIILVDFWAWATRHQKVLFYVVIALWVVTMLAFVPRHLMNVFSH; this is encoded by the coding sequence ATGCCAGAGACCTCGGCAGGAACCCTGACCGCATCCGGGAAGCCGGCGAAGCAGAGGCCTGGCGGCACGCTGTATCGCGGCCGAGAGGGCATGTGGTCGTGGGTGCTGCACCGCATCACGGGTGTCGCGATCTTCTTCTTCCTCCTCGTGCACGTGCTCGACACGTCGCTCGTACGGGTGAGCCCCGAGGCCTACAACGCGGTCATCGGCACGTACCAGACGCCCCTCATGGGGCTCGGCGAGACCGCGCTCGTCGGCGCGATCGTCTTCCACGCCTTCAACGGGCTGCGGATCATCCTCGTCGACTTCTGGGCGTGGGCCACCCGGCACCAGAAGGTGCTGTTCTACGTGGTCATCGCGCTCTGGGTCGTGACCATGCTCGCCTTCGTGCCCCGGCACCTGATGAACGTCTTCAGCCACTGA
- a CDS encoding succinate dehydrogenase hydrophobic membrane anchor subunit: MTAIEAPRTPARPARKRGVNWEKWGWIYMRASGVVLLVLIFGHLYVNLIDGEGIKAIDFGFVGGKWAQPFWQWWDVLMLWLALIHGANGMRTIVNDYTNPGTLQKVLKGALFAAAAVLIVLGTLVVFTFDPCPAGSPADLLPSFCPAV; the protein is encoded by the coding sequence ATGACTGCCATCGAAGCGCCTCGCACTCCCGCACGCCCCGCTCGCAAGCGCGGCGTGAACTGGGAGAAGTGGGGCTGGATCTACATGCGCGCCTCGGGCGTGGTGCTCCTCGTGCTCATCTTCGGGCACCTCTACGTGAACCTCATCGACGGTGAGGGCATCAAGGCCATCGACTTCGGGTTCGTCGGCGGCAAGTGGGCGCAGCCGTTCTGGCAGTGGTGGGACGTGCTGATGCTCTGGCTCGCGCTCATCCACGGCGCCAACGGCATGCGCACCATCGTGAACGACTACACGAACCCCGGCACGCTGCAGAAGGTGCTGAAGGGCGCGCTCTTCGCCGCGGCGGCCGTGCTGATCGTGCTCGGCACCCTCGTGGTCTTCACGTTCGACCCGTGCCCCGCGGGCTCCCCCGCGGACCTGCTCCCCTCGTTCTGCCCCGCCGTCTAG
- the sdhA gene encoding succinate dehydrogenase flavoprotein subunit, with translation MNPESAHVETKIVDGVHYHQYDIVIVGAGGAGMRAAIEAGPGARTAVISKLYPTRSHTGAAQGGMAAALANVEEDSWEWHTFDTVKGGDYLVDQDAAEILAKEAIDAVIDLENMGLPFNRTPEGKIDQRRFGGHTRDHGKAPVRRACYAADRTGHMILQTLFQNCVKLGIEFYNEYYALDLVMTEVDGVEQPSGIVAYELATGELHVFQAKAIIFATGGFGKIYKTTSNAHTLTGDGVGIIWRKGLPLEDMEFFQFHPTGLAGLGILLTEGARGEGAILRNASGERFMERYAPTIKDLAPRDIVARCMVQEVAEGRGAGPHKDYVLLDCTHLGAEVLETKLPDITEFARTYLGVDPVYEPVPVMPTAHYAMGGIPTNVAAEVLRDNTTVVPGLYAAGECACVSVHGSNRLGTNSLLDINVFGKRAGRNAVEYVQTADFVPLPDDPAGDIRRMLQLLRDSNGTERIAAIRKELQDEMDKGAQVFRTDESLAHVTNVIAGLRDRYRNIAVQDKGKRFNTDLLEAVELGFLLDLAEVVVFSARNRKESRGGHMRDDYPNRDDVNYMQHTMAYLSGDAHSSLADDHIRLDWKPVTITRYQPMERKY, from the coding sequence GTGAATCCCGAGAGCGCCCACGTCGAGACGAAGATCGTCGACGGCGTCCACTACCACCAGTACGACATCGTCATCGTCGGCGCCGGCGGCGCGGGCATGCGGGCGGCGATCGAGGCCGGCCCCGGTGCGCGCACGGCCGTCATCTCGAAGCTCTACCCGACGCGGTCCCACACCGGCGCGGCGCAGGGCGGCATGGCCGCCGCACTCGCCAACGTGGAGGAGGACAGCTGGGAGTGGCACACCTTCGACACCGTCAAGGGCGGTGACTACCTCGTCGACCAGGACGCCGCCGAGATCCTCGCCAAGGAGGCCATCGACGCGGTCATCGACCTCGAGAACATGGGCCTGCCGTTCAACCGCACGCCCGAGGGCAAGATCGACCAGCGGCGATTCGGCGGCCACACCCGCGACCACGGCAAGGCGCCGGTGCGCCGCGCGTGCTACGCGGCCGACCGCACGGGCCACATGATCCTGCAGACGCTCTTCCAGAACTGCGTGAAGCTCGGCATCGAGTTCTACAACGAGTACTACGCACTCGACCTCGTCATGACGGAGGTCGACGGCGTCGAGCAGCCGTCGGGCATCGTGGCCTACGAGCTCGCGACCGGCGAGCTGCACGTCTTCCAGGCCAAGGCGATCATCTTCGCGACCGGCGGGTTCGGCAAGATCTACAAGACCACGTCGAACGCGCACACCCTGACGGGCGACGGGGTCGGCATCATCTGGCGCAAGGGCCTGCCGCTCGAGGACATGGAGTTCTTCCAGTTCCACCCGACCGGCCTGGCCGGCCTCGGCATCCTCCTCACCGAGGGCGCCCGCGGCGAGGGCGCCATCCTCCGCAACGCCTCGGGCGAGCGGTTCATGGAGCGATACGCCCCCACCATCAAGGACCTCGCCCCGCGCGACATCGTCGCCCGCTGCATGGTGCAGGAGGTGGCGGAGGGCCGGGGCGCCGGCCCGCACAAGGACTACGTGCTCCTCGACTGCACCCACCTCGGCGCCGAGGTGCTCGAGACGAAGCTCCCCGACATCACCGAGTTCGCGCGCACCTACCTCGGCGTCGACCCGGTGTACGAGCCCGTCCCGGTCATGCCGACCGCGCACTACGCGATGGGCGGCATCCCCACGAACGTCGCCGCCGAGGTGCTGCGCGACAACACCACCGTCGTACCCGGCCTGTACGCCGCCGGCGAGTGCGCGTGCGTCTCGGTGCACGGATCCAACCGCCTCGGCACCAACTCGCTGCTCGACATCAACGTCTTCGGCAAGCGGGCCGGCCGCAACGCGGTCGAGTACGTGCAGACGGCCGACTTCGTGCCGCTGCCCGACGACCCCGCCGGCGACATCCGGCGCATGCTGCAGCTGCTGCGCGACTCGAACGGCACCGAGCGGATCGCCGCGATCCGCAAGGAGCTGCAGGACGAGATGGACAAGGGTGCGCAGGTGTTCCGCACCGACGAGTCCCTGGCCCACGTCACGAACGTGATCGCCGGGCTCCGCGACCGCTATCGCAACATCGCCGTGCAGGACAAGGGCAAGCGGTTCAACACCGACCTCCTCGAGGCGGTCGAGCTCGGCTTCCTCCTCGACCTCGCCGAGGTCGTCGTCTTCTCGGCCCGCAACCGCAAGGAGAGCCGCGGCGGCCACATGCGCGACGACTACCCGAACCGCGACGACGTGAACTACATGCAGCACACGATGGCCTACCTGTCGGGCGACGCGCACTCCTCGCTCGCCGACGACCACATCCGGCTCGACTGGAAACCCGTGACCATCACCCGCTACCAGCCGATGGAGAGGAAGTACTGA